The genomic DNA GTTTACTGGCTGGCTGCGCCCACAAACCGGCTTACAGTTGAATCCGGCGATAGTCGGTTTTATGTTGGTATGGTTGGTGATTGGTTTTATGGATGTAGTGGGGCCATCTACGGCTAACCTAGCGCATTTATTTGGTTTATTTGTGGGTTGTGCACAGGCTTTATTGGATAGGTTTGTGACCACGGATAAAAGCAAAGCTGTTTGAGTAACAAGGCCCATCTTCGATGGGCCTTGGTTTTTTACTGGTAGATATACTTGGTAAACAGCAGTTTGCGAACCAGCTTCTTGCCGGTTTCTTGTACTAGTAAATCGTTAATCGCCTCTTCACACATTTGGCGAATGGTTTCTCGTCCATTCAACGACTTAATATCATCTTCGCTTTGTCTGCCTAAAATTTCGATAATAGTATCGCGGATCAACGGGGCATGATGCTCAATGCTGCTGAGGTCGCTTTGGTCTTCCACCATTACCTCGGCAGTCAATCGTACATAACCTAATTTTTTACCGGTACTGATGTAGTTGGTAATAATATCTGGCTCAAAACCAAAATAAGCAAAATTGGGATTGGTGGCTTCTTGGCTGTGCGCCAGCAGTGGCAAACTTAAGCTCAAACAAACTAGCCAGCGGTAAACAAATTTCATATGACTTTTTCCTTTATAGTCTTAGCTTTATTGTTTCCCTTAGTGGGCGGTAGGTCAAGTTAGTCGCTGGAAATATTCTTTACAGTGAATGTTTTATCGGCAAGGTAAGCTCGCTGCTCTGCTTGACAACGGTTTACATTAAATGGCTATTTACCTGATAATGAAGCCACTATTCTTAGCCGTGGATAT from Agarivorans gilvus includes the following:
- a CDS encoding flagellar basal body-associated protein FliL — translated: MKFVYRWLVCLSLSLPLLAHSQEATNPNFAYFGFEPDIITNYISTGKKLGYVRLTAEVMVEDQSDLSSIEHHAPLIRDTIIEILGRQSEDDIKSLNGRETIRQMCEEAINDLLVQETGKKLVRKLLFTKYIYQ